One window of the Rhizorhabdus dicambivorans genome contains the following:
- a CDS encoding DUF3617 domain-containing protein yields the protein MIRTTIAAILLTTAAPALADGFAPGRWQHETNTISADVPGIPQWVVKLFTGKQTRKSCHAAAQLTTHPEALLTQDDAAVCKLRRFSMAEGKLVYDTFCVNKRFPEGLLVASKGSYTADSYSISTLSTGTKEGKPVRIVTAGTGKRVAPTCR from the coding sequence ATGATCCGCACAACAATTGCCGCCATCCTGCTGACGACCGCCGCTCCCGCGCTCGCCGATGGCTTCGCCCCCGGCCGCTGGCAGCATGAGACCAACACGATCAGTGCCGACGTGCCGGGCATCCCGCAATGGGTGGTCAAGCTGTTCACCGGCAAGCAGACCCGCAAAAGCTGCCACGCCGCTGCCCAGCTCACCACCCATCCCGAGGCGCTGCTGACCCAGGACGATGCCGCGGTTTGCAAGCTGCGCCGCTTCTCTATGGCCGAGGGCAAGCTCGTCTACGACACCTTCTGCGTGAACAAGCGCTTCCCCGAAGGGCTGCTGGTCGCATCGAAGGGCAGCTATACCGCCGACAGCTATTCGATCTCGACGCTGTCGACCGGCACCAAGGAGGGCAAGCCGGTCAGGATCGTCACCGCCGGCACGGGCAAGCGCGTCGCGCCGACATGCCGGTAA
- a CDS encoding Npun_F0296 family exosortase-dependent surface protein produces the protein MIGKAVIALAAIAGLAAMPARAAVLVSVNAGGSATANLPGYNFSVANLDNAANGLSTVSFAGSSITGTTTSGFVNIGNANVYGGAGGTGMFGTVNGDPATIQLSQSVNYFGLWGSALDGNNTVALYDGDNLLGSFALQSTLQNAPGFGSAYAGNPFGGGNGGELYAFFNFQSDSAFNRVQLIQNGGGGFEFDNLTVGTSSVPITAPEPATWAMMLVGFGLIGALLRNRARGSTYQAARALTNGPTTPRA, from the coding sequence ATGATTGGGAAAGCGGTGATCGCCCTGGCGGCAATCGCGGGCCTGGCGGCGATGCCTGCGCGGGCGGCGGTGCTGGTGTCGGTGAACGCGGGGGGCTCTGCCACTGCGAACCTGCCCGGCTATAATTTCTCGGTCGCCAATCTCGACAATGCCGCCAATGGCCTGTCCACGGTCAGCTTCGCGGGTTCGTCTATCACAGGGACCACCACCAGCGGCTTCGTCAATATCGGCAATGCCAATGTCTATGGCGGCGCGGGCGGCACCGGCATGTTCGGCACCGTCAATGGCGATCCGGCGACGATCCAGCTGTCACAGAGCGTCAATTATTTCGGACTGTGGGGATCCGCGCTCGACGGCAACAACACCGTCGCGCTCTACGATGGCGATAACCTGCTGGGCAGCTTCGCCCTGCAGTCGACTCTGCAGAACGCCCCCGGCTTCGGCAGCGCCTATGCCGGCAATCCGTTCGGGGGCGGAAATGGCGGTGAGCTATATGCCTTCTTCAATTTCCAGAGCGACAGCGCCTTCAACAGGGTCCAGCTGATCCAGAATGGAGGCGGGGGCTTCGAGTTCGACAATCTGACGGTTGGCACCAGCTCCGTGCCGATCACGGCGCCGGAACCCGCGACCTGGGCGATGATGCTGGTCGGCTTCGGCCTGATCGGTGCGCTGCTGCGAAACCGGGCCAGGGGGTCGACGTATCAGGCAGCCCGTGCCCTCACGAACGGCCCGACCACGCCCCGGGCGTGA
- a CDS encoding PRC-barrel domain-containing protein, with amino-acid sequence MRSTMIRAAILSALAIPAAVFAQAEAPAIKTGMLVTSADGKRVGRIYDLDKKDGAVTAVQIIRDSRIIRISASTLTPAEKGLTTSLSSADVAKLK; translated from the coding sequence ATGCGTTCTACAATGATTCGCGCCGCCATCTTGTCGGCGCTTGCGATCCCGGCGGCCGTCTTCGCGCAGGCTGAAGCCCCCGCGATCAAGACCGGCATGCTGGTCACCAGCGCCGACGGCAAGCGCGTGGGCCGCATCTATGATCTCGACAAGAAGGACGGCGCGGTCACTGCGGTCCAGATCATCCGCGATTCGCGCATCATCCGCATTTCCGCATCGACGCTGACCCCGGCCGAAAAGGGCCTGACGACCAGCCTGTCGAGCGCGGACGTCGCCAAGCTCAAGTAA
- a CDS encoding 2OG-Fe(II) oxygenase, protein MSLLALHDRGGLPAFDTGQCRAAGASLAGRYAAADPFPHAVIDELIDPALLASLLPGFPDRTGKRFFDRDQERFKYQFAPDDIADAGLRHLLAELNGGAFLSFLEALTGIEGLIPDPWYLGGGLHETCAGGHLSVHADFNLHPRMKVERRLNLLIYLNADWPAAWGGDLELWDRDMIAARVKVAPLLGRAVIFNTDADSYHGHPEPLACPPDRSRRSIATYYYTALPEGADAALPRTTRFRPRPGSADRPDREVAFDHFVQDWVPRRLQHFARRLNPFRA, encoded by the coding sequence ATGAGCCTGCTCGCGCTGCACGATCGCGGCGGCCTGCCCGCCTTCGATACCGGGCAATGCCGCGCGGCGGGCGCGAGCCTCGCGGGCCGCTATGCGGCGGCCGATCCCTTTCCCCATGCGGTGATCGACGAACTGATCGATCCCGCCCTCCTCGCTTCACTGTTGCCGGGCTTTCCCGACCGGACGGGCAAGCGCTTCTTCGACCGCGACCAGGAACGGTTCAAATATCAGTTCGCTCCCGATGATATCGCCGATGCGGGGCTGCGGCACCTGCTGGCCGAACTGAACGGCGGCGCCTTCCTGTCCTTCCTGGAGGCGCTGACCGGCATCGAGGGGTTGATCCCCGATCCCTGGTATCTGGGCGGCGGCCTGCATGAGACCTGCGCGGGCGGGCATCTCTCTGTCCATGCCGATTTCAACCTCCACCCCCGGATGAAGGTCGAGCGGCGGCTGAATCTGCTGATCTACCTCAACGCCGACTGGCCGGCGGCGTGGGGTGGCGATCTGGAACTATGGGACCGCGACATGATCGCCGCCCGCGTGAAGGTGGCCCCGCTGCTCGGCCGAGCGGTGATCTTCAACACCGATGCCGACAGCTATCACGGCCATCCCGAGCCACTGGCCTGCCCGCCCGATCGCAGCCGCCGCTCGATCGCGACCTATTATTACACCGCGCTGCCCGAGGGGGCCGATGCCGCCCTCCCACGCACCACCCGCTTCCGCCCCCGCCCCGGCAGCGCCGACCGGCCCGACCGCGAGGTCGCCTTCGACCATTTCGTACAGGACTGGGTACCGCGCCGGCTCCAGCATTTCGCCCGGCGGCTCAACCCGTTCCGGGCTTGA
- a CDS encoding arylamine N-acetyltransferase family protein, whose product MPVTPSLDLDAYLTRIGLKLAPDADAAGLHTIQRAHRLSIPFENLDIRLGRGISLDPDHVFDKLVVRRRGGYCFEQNQLFLRALAAMGFDARPLLARVWLFTADVPPRTHTLNLVTIEGRPWIADAGFGGSYTPPMPLADGAEGTSPDGAHFRLLQSDDLGWLLERRAAPDADWEAQYSFTLDQVVPADLELSNHWTATRPDTRFTSLSVVSLCLPSGLAALTDRHYSRRNGDQHVEADIESAKAYRLRLNFVFGIILDEVEVMGLGLY is encoded by the coding sequence ATGCCGGTAACGCCGTCCCTCGACCTCGACGCCTATCTCACGCGGATCGGACTGAAGCTCGCGCCGGACGCCGACGCAGCCGGCCTCCACACCATCCAGCGCGCCCATCGGCTGAGCATTCCGTTCGAGAATCTCGACATCAGGCTGGGGCGCGGGATCAGCCTCGATCCCGATCATGTCTTCGACAAGCTCGTCGTGCGGCGGCGCGGCGGCTATTGCTTCGAACAGAACCAGCTGTTCCTGCGCGCCCTGGCGGCGATGGGCTTCGATGCCCGCCCCCTGCTCGCCCGGGTGTGGCTGTTCACCGCCGACGTCCCGCCGCGCACCCACACGCTCAACCTCGTCACCATCGAGGGCCGGCCGTGGATCGCCGATGCCGGCTTCGGCGGCAGCTACACGCCGCCAATGCCGCTGGCGGACGGCGCGGAAGGGACATCGCCGGACGGCGCCCATTTCCGGCTGCTCCAGTCGGACGACCTCGGCTGGCTGCTCGAGCGGCGCGCCGCGCCCGACGCCGATTGGGAAGCGCAGTACAGCTTCACCCTCGATCAGGTGGTGCCCGCCGACCTCGAACTGTCGAACCATTGGACCGCGACGCGGCCCGATACCCGCTTCACCAGCCTCTCGGTGGTCAGCCTGTGCCTGCCCTCGGGCCTCGCCGCGCTGACCGACCGCCACTATAGCCGCCGCAATGGCGACCAGCATGTCGAGGCGGATATCGAGAGCGCCAAGGCCTACCGGCTGCGACTCAACTTCGTGTTCGGGATCATCCTCGACGAAGTCGAGGTGATGGGACTGGGGCTGTATTGA
- a CDS encoding MFS transporter, with product MSSTTQPRNPVRSVVGGSLGNLVEWYDWYIYSAFSLYFAKSFFPEGDATAQLLATSVVFAIGFLMRPLGGWLLGILADRYGRKTALTWSITLMCAGSLIITCVPTYAAIGIWAPLLLTFARMAQGLSLGGEFGTAATYLTEIAPPDRRGFWSSFQYVTLIAGQLLALALLVTLQFFFLTEAQLEAWGWRFAFATGAVLAISVFWLRRGIDETPDFIEESSGERRKGGLLTLLRERPKQFALVFGLSIGSNVSFYAFTTYMQKYLVASAGFAKDQASLICSGALIFYIIIQPMLGALSDKIGRKPLLYWCWIGGVIATVPLFTALGAATGMFEAFLLLCVAYLIISGSSATSAVVKAELFPPHVRALGVGLPYALSQAIFGGTAESVALWFKSEGVEAAFFWYVTGCMAVALVTTLFVPETRWPGGRPKRGA from the coding sequence ATGAGTTCCACCACCCAACCCCGCAACCCCGTCCGCTCGGTGGTCGGCGGATCGCTCGGCAATCTGGTCGAGTGGTATGACTGGTATATCTACTCGGCCTTCTCGCTCTATTTCGCCAAGAGCTTCTTTCCAGAGGGCGACGCGACTGCGCAGCTCCTCGCCACCAGCGTGGTCTTCGCGATCGGCTTCCTGATGCGGCCGCTGGGCGGCTGGCTGCTCGGCATCCTGGCCGACCGCTATGGCCGCAAGACCGCGCTGACCTGGTCGATCACCCTGATGTGCGCGGGATCGCTGATCATCACCTGCGTGCCCACCTATGCCGCGATCGGCATCTGGGCGCCGCTGCTGCTCACCTTCGCGCGCATGGCGCAAGGCCTGAGCTTGGGCGGCGAGTTCGGCACCGCCGCGACCTACCTCACCGAGATCGCCCCGCCGGACAGGCGCGGCTTCTGGTCCAGCTTTCAATATGTGACGCTGATCGCCGGCCAGCTGCTCGCGCTGGCGTTGCTCGTCACCCTACAATTCTTCTTCCTCACCGAGGCGCAGCTGGAAGCCTGGGGCTGGCGCTTCGCCTTCGCCACCGGCGCGGTGCTGGCGATCAGCGTATTCTGGCTGCGGCGCGGGATCGACGAGACCCCCGACTTCATCGAGGAATCCTCAGGCGAGCGCCGCAAGGGCGGCCTCCTCACCCTGCTGCGCGAACGGCCCAAGCAGTTCGCGCTGGTGTTCGGCCTGTCGATCGGCAGCAATGTCAGCTTCTACGCCTTCACCACCTATATGCAGAAATATCTGGTCGCGAGCGCGGGCTTCGCCAAGGACCAGGCATCGCTGATCTGCTCGGGCGCGTTGATCTTCTACATCATCATCCAGCCGATGCTGGGTGCGCTGTCAGACAAGATCGGCCGCAAGCCGCTGCTCTACTGGTGCTGGATCGGCGGGGTGATCGCCACCGTGCCGCTGTTCACCGCGCTGGGCGCGGCGACCGGCATGTTCGAGGCTTTCCTGCTGCTCTGCGTCGCCTATCTGATCATCTCGGGATCCAGCGCCACCAGTGCGGTGGTGAAGGCCGAACTGTTCCCTCCGCACGTACGCGCGCTGGGCGTGGGCCTGCCCTATGCGCTCAGCCAGGCGATCTTCGGCGGCACCGCGGAGTCGGTGGCCTTGTGGTTCAAGAGCGAGGGCGTGGAAGCCGCCTTCTTCTGGTATGTCACCGGCTGTATGGCCGTGGCGCTGGTCACCACCCTGTTCGTGCCCGAGACCCGCTGGCCGGGCGGAAGGCCGAAGCGCGGCGCCTGA
- a CDS encoding NRDE family protein has protein sequence MCVLALAWNAHPRWGLVVAGNRDEYHARPAAPLARWDDDPSLIAGRDLQSGGTWMGVSEAGRFAVVTNLRGHGGPEPHRPSRGALVTDLLAGADPDGIAIEAYNPVNLIALDSWRARFLSNRPAALRTDLAPGLYGLSNGTLDEPWPKTLRLKSILLEWLTGAAENPALLLDGLREEVLPDIGVDPDTPSDMPEPNHSPIFIRDRRYGTRCSSVVAIERNGRGRFIERRFDSEARHSGDSELEFRWKD, from the coding sequence ATGTGCGTGCTCGCCCTCGCCTGGAACGCGCATCCGCGCTGGGGGCTGGTCGTCGCCGGCAATCGCGACGAATATCATGCCCGCCCCGCAGCACCGCTCGCGCGGTGGGATGATGATCCCTCGCTGATCGCCGGACGCGACCTCCAGTCGGGCGGAACCTGGATGGGCGTGTCGGAAGCCGGCCGCTTCGCCGTCGTCACCAACCTGCGCGGCCATGGCGGGCCGGAGCCCCACCGGCCCTCGCGCGGCGCGCTGGTTACCGACCTGCTGGCGGGGGCGGACCCGGACGGGATCGCGATAGAGGCCTATAATCCGGTGAACCTGATCGCCCTCGACAGCTGGCGCGCGCGCTTCCTGTCGAACCGGCCGGCGGCGCTGCGCACCGATCTGGCCCCCGGCCTCTACGGCCTGTCGAACGGCACGCTGGACGAACCCTGGCCGAAGACCTTGCGGCTCAAGTCGATCCTGCTCGAATGGCTGACGGGCGCCGCCGAGAATCCCGCCCTGCTGCTCGACGGCCTGCGCGAGGAGGTGCTGCCCGACATCGGGGTCGATCCCGACACGCCCTCCGACATGCCCGAGCCGAACCACAGCCCGATCTTCATCCGCGATCGCCGATACGGAACGCGGTGCAGTTCGGTGGTTGCGATCGAACGTAACGGCCGGGGTCGGTTCATCGAACGCCGCTTCGATTCCGAGGCCCGGCACAGCGGCGACTCGGAGCTGGAGTTCCGCTGGAAAGATTGA
- a CDS encoding DUF1810 domain-containing protein, with product MIDPFDLDRFVVAQEASHEGALAEIRRGRKRSHWMWFIFPQLAGLGRSPTAQHYAIRSLEEARGYLAHPVLGARLRSCVEALQDLEQGTADGVFGEVDAMKLRSSLTLFEAASGERLFAAALERWFDGCRDAATLRLLGKEAA from the coding sequence ATGATCGACCCTTTCGACCTCGATCGTTTCGTCGTGGCGCAGGAGGCCAGCCATGAAGGCGCGCTGGCCGAGATTCGCCGGGGGCGGAAACGCAGCCACTGGATGTGGTTCATCTTCCCCCAGCTTGCCGGGCTGGGGCGCAGTCCGACGGCGCAGCATTATGCGATCCGCTCGCTGGAGGAGGCGCGGGGCTATCTTGCCCATCCCGTGCTCGGTGCCCGGCTGCGTAGCTGCGTCGAAGCGTTGCAGGACCTGGAGCAGGGCACTGCGGATGGCGTGTTCGGGGAGGTCGATGCGATGAAGCTGCGCTCCTCGCTCACCCTGTTCGAGGCGGCGAGCGGGGAGCGGCTGTTCGCCGCCGCGCTCGAACGCTGGTTCGACGGGTGTCGCGACGCGGCGACGCTGCGGCTGCTGGGGAAGGAGGCGGCATGA
- the uvrB gene encoding excinuclease ABC subunit UvrB, whose protein sequence is MTIQIRTTLDEPDTGQSFVPHRPQRPEKTEGGKAFRLVSDYEPSGDQPTAIAELVAQAEAGERDQVLLGVTGSGKTFTMAKVVEKLQRPALVLAPNKILAAQLYGEFKQFFPDNAVEFFVSYYDYYQPEAYVPRSDTYIEKESSVNEAIDRMRHSATRSLLERDDVLIVASVSCLYGIGSVETYSAMIFDLKKGDTVDQREIIRKLVALQYKRNDAAFARGNFRVRGDNLEIFPSHYEDSAWRIAFFGDEIEQITEFDPLTGKTSASLDHVRVFANSHYVTPGPTMKQAMEAIKFELSERLKELQAEGRLLEAQRLEQRTNFDLEMIAATGSCAGIENYSRFLTGRLPGEPPPTLFEYLPENALLFVDESHQTIGQVNGMARGDHRRKITLAEYGFRLPSCIDNRPLRFNEWEVMRPQTVYVSATPGGWEMEQTGGVFVEQVIRPTGLIDPPVEVRPIESQVDDLVFEVRETAKKGYRSLVTTLTKRMAEDLTEYLHEAGIKVRYMHSDVETLERIELIRDLRLGVYDVLVGINLLREGLDIPECGLVAILDADKEGFLRSETSLIQTIGRAARNVDGRVILYADRITGSMERAMAETSRRREKQQAYNEEHGITPETIRRNITDIVGHLASRDQVTVDTGIEERPHMVGHNLRAYIEDLERKMRAAAADLEFEEAGRLRDEIRKLEQEELGLPVEQHAAPVKNHSSSGKPGTRTTKYSKMRAARRR, encoded by the coding sequence ATGACCATCCAGATCCGCACCACGCTCGACGAACCCGATACCGGCCAGAGCTTCGTTCCCCATCGCCCCCAGCGGCCGGAGAAGACCGAAGGCGGCAAGGCGTTCAGGCTGGTATCCGATTACGAACCTTCGGGCGACCAGCCGACCGCGATCGCCGAACTGGTGGCGCAGGCCGAGGCGGGCGAGCGCGATCAGGTGCTGCTGGGGGTCACCGGATCGGGCAAGACCTTCACCATGGCCAAGGTGGTCGAGAAGCTCCAGCGCCCCGCGCTGGTGCTGGCGCCCAACAAGATACTGGCCGCCCAGCTCTATGGCGAGTTCAAGCAGTTCTTCCCCGACAATGCGGTGGAATTCTTCGTCAGCTATTACGACTATTACCAGCCCGAGGCCTATGTGCCTCGGTCGGATACCTACATCGAGAAGGAAAGCTCGGTGAACGAGGCGATCGACCGGATGCGCCACTCGGCGACCCGATCGCTGCTGGAGCGCGACGACGTGCTGATCGTCGCCTCGGTGTCCTGCCTTTACGGCATCGGCTCGGTCGAAACCTATTCGGCGATGATCTTCGATCTGAAGAAGGGCGACACCGTCGACCAGCGCGAGATCATCCGCAAGCTGGTGGCGCTCCAGTACAAACGCAACGACGCCGCCTTCGCGCGCGGCAATTTCCGGGTGCGCGGCGACAATCTGGAGATATTCCCGTCGCATTATGAGGACAGCGCCTGGCGCATCGCCTTCTTCGGCGACGAGATCGAGCAGATCACCGAATTCGATCCGCTGACCGGCAAGACCTCGGCCAGCCTCGACCATGTCCGCGTCTTCGCCAATTCGCACTATGTGACGCCGGGCCCGACGATGAAGCAGGCGATGGAGGCGATCAAATTCGAGCTGTCCGAACGGCTCAAGGAATTGCAGGCCGAGGGCCGGTTGCTGGAGGCGCAGCGGCTGGAGCAGCGCACCAATTTCGACCTGGAGATGATCGCCGCGACCGGCAGCTGCGCCGGCATCGAGAATTATTCGCGCTTCCTGACCGGGCGCCTGCCCGGCGAGCCGCCGCCGACGCTGTTCGAATATCTGCCCGAGAACGCGCTGCTATTCGTCGACGAGAGCCATCAGACGATCGGGCAGGTCAACGGCATGGCGCGGGGCGACCATCGCCGCAAGATCACCCTGGCCGAATATGGCTTCCGCCTGCCGTCCTGCATCGACAACCGTCCGCTGCGTTTCAACGAGTGGGAGGTGATGCGGCCCCAGACCGTCTATGTCTCGGCGACGCCGGGCGGCTGGGAGATGGAGCAGACCGGCGGCGTCTTCGTCGAACAGGTGATCCGCCCGACAGGGCTGATCGATCCCCCGGTCGAGGTGCGCCCGATCGAGAGCCAAGTCGACGATCTCGTCTTCGAGGTGCGCGAGACCGCGAAGAAGGGCTATCGCAGCCTCGTCACCACACTCACCAAGCGTATGGCCGAGGACCTGACCGAATATCTCCACGAGGCGGGGATCAAGGTTCGCTACATGCATTCGGACGTGGAGACGCTGGAGCGTATCGAGCTGATCCGCGATCTGAGGCTGGGCGTCTATGACGTACTGGTGGGCATCAACCTGCTGCGCGAGGGGCTCGACATCCCCGAATGCGGGCTGGTCGCGATCCTCGATGCCGACAAGGAAGGGTTCCTGCGCTCCGAAACCTCGCTGATCCAGACGATCGGCCGCGCCGCGCGCAATGTCGACGGGCGCGTGATCCTTTATGCGGACCGCATCACCGGCTCGATGGAGCGGGCGATGGCGGAGACGTCGCGGCGGCGCGAGAAGCAGCAGGCCTATAATGAGGAACATGGCATCACGCCCGAGACGATCCGGCGCAACATCACCGATATCGTCGGCCATCTCGCCTCGCGTGATCAGGTGACGGTCGATACCGGCATCGAGGAACGGCCGCATATGGTCGGCCATAATCTGCGCGCCTATATCGAGGATCTCGAGCGCAAAATGCGCGCCGCCGCCGCCGATCTGGAATTCGAGGAGGCGGGCCGGCTGCGCGACGAGATACGCAAGCTGGAGCAGGAGGAACTGGGCCTGCCGGTCGAGCAGCATGCCGCGCCGGTGAAGAACCACAGCAGCAGCGGCAAGCCCGGCACCCGCACCACCAAATACAGCAAGATGCGCGCCGCGCGGCGCCGCTGA
- a CDS encoding MBL fold metallo-hydrolase gives MKRAAIAVAFLVLALAALWWARPLYLDRIYYRGPVSTHFDGQRFFNPDRVQESGVPRKIGLKRLWQAATGQRDAGWPEVIPVRQTRPPARVDGGAMRVTWIGHATVLVQTQGLNILTDPIWSDVAGPWNRVGPRRVRAPGVRFEDLPKIDLVLVSHNHYDHMDLPTLARLWARDRPLIVTSLGNDTILESRGISAEARDWDGVVSVRPGVSVIVERVHHWGSRWIEDRNRALWSGFTVTLPGGNIFFAGDAGWGDGSWPRLAARHGPFRLAILPIGAYHPREIFGSNHIDPAQAVTVFKVLGAGHALGIHWGTFRLTEEAADRPPAELAARRREAGIAPDRFISTAPGQALTIP, from the coding sequence ATGAAGAGGGCAGCCATCGCCGTCGCCTTTCTGGTGCTGGCTTTGGCTGCCCTCTGGTGGGCCCGGCCGCTCTATCTCGACCGCATCTATTATCGCGGGCCGGTGAGCACGCATTTCGACGGGCAGCGTTTCTTCAACCCCGACCGGGTCCAGGAAAGCGGCGTCCCACGAAAGATCGGCCTCAAGCGCCTGTGGCAGGCGGCGACCGGGCAGCGTGACGCGGGCTGGCCGGAGGTGATCCCGGTCCGCCAGACGCGTCCGCCCGCACGGGTGGATGGCGGCGCGATGCGGGTGACCTGGATCGGCCACGCGACCGTGCTGGTCCAGACCCAGGGGCTCAACATCCTGACCGATCCGATCTGGTCGGACGTCGCGGGTCCGTGGAACCGGGTGGGCCCGCGTCGGGTGCGGGCACCGGGGGTGCGCTTCGAGGATCTGCCGAAGATCGACCTCGTCCTGGTCAGCCACAATCATTACGACCATATGGACCTGCCTACGCTGGCAAGGCTGTGGGCGCGGGACCGGCCGCTGATCGTCACCAGCCTCGGCAATGACACGATTCTGGAAAGCCGTGGGATTTCCGCCGAGGCTCGCGACTGGGACGGGGTGGTATCCGTCCGGCCCGGCGTCTCGGTGATCGTCGAGCGCGTCCATCATTGGGGATCGCGCTGGATCGAGGATCGCAACCGCGCGCTATGGAGCGGCTTTACCGTCACCCTGCCGGGTGGCAACATCTTCTTCGCGGGCGATGCCGGCTGGGGTGACGGAAGTTGGCCAAGGCTTGCCGCGCGACACGGGCCCTTCCGTCTCGCGATCCTGCCGATCGGCGCCTATCATCCGCGCGAGATATTCGGCAGCAACCATATCGATCCGGCCCAGGCCGTCACGGTTTTCAAGGTGCTAGGCGCCGGTCATGCGCTCGGCATTCACTGGGGCACCTTCCGGCTTACGGAGGAGGCGGCGGATCGGCCGCCGGCGGAACTGGCCGCCCGGCGGAGGGAGGCCGGCATCGCCCCCGACCGCTTCATCAGCACCGCGCCGGGGCAGGCGCTGACCATCCCCTGA
- a CDS encoding DNA-3-methyladenine glycosylase I, with translation MNGIRRCGWADHDPLMAAYHDAEWGVPERDPRMLWETLMLEGFQAGLSWIVVLRKREGFRKAFAGFDPEQVARFGETDVERLMGDPGIVRARAKIEATIAGARLYLAMRDRGEDFADYAWSFTGGAPIVGDGCHVPASTPLSERISKDMKKRGFKFVGPTIVYAWMQAVGIVDDHAADCFRRQGAG, from the coding sequence ATGAACGGGATCAGGCGCTGCGGCTGGGCCGACCATGATCCGCTGATGGCGGCCTATCATGATGCCGAATGGGGCGTGCCCGAACGCGATCCCCGGATGCTGTGGGAAACGCTGATGCTGGAGGGGTTCCAGGCGGGACTGAGCTGGATCGTCGTGCTGCGCAAGCGCGAAGGGTTTCGCAAGGCGTTCGCAGGCTTCGATCCGGAACAGGTGGCGCGCTTCGGCGAAACCGACGTCGAGCGGCTGATGGGCGATCCCGGCATCGTCCGCGCCCGCGCCAAGATCGAGGCGACGATCGCGGGTGCGCGCCTCTATCTGGCGATGCGCGATCGCGGCGAGGATTTCGCCGATTATGCGTGGAGCTTCACCGGCGGTGCGCCGATCGTCGGCGATGGCTGCCATGTCCCGGCCAGCACCCCCTTATCGGAGCGCATATCGAAGGACATGAAGAAGCGCGGCTTCAAATTCGTCGGGCCGACGATCGTCTATGCCTGGATGCAGGCGGTGGGCATCGTCGACGATCATGCCGCCGATTGCTTCCGGCGGCAGGGGGCAGGGTGA
- a CDS encoding DJ-1/PfpI family protein, whose amino-acid sequence MQIAILTFDGFNEIDSFIASSILNRMRPKGWMAHIASPSDMATSMNGVTVQRQKPLEFAAQADAVVIGSGIRSREIAADPAMLERIGLDPGRQLIAAQCSGTLLLAKLGLIGSLPACTDLTTKPWVVEAGVEVIDAPFVAHGNVATAGGCLASAYLAAWLIACGSGIEDAAAALHYVAPVGEKQAWVDHARGVVGPFVRARAA is encoded by the coding sequence ATGCAGATCGCGATACTCACCTTCGACGGCTTCAACGAAATCGACAGCTTCATCGCCTCGTCGATCCTCAACCGGATGCGTCCCAAAGGCTGGATGGCGCATATCGCCTCGCCCAGCGACATGGCGACGTCGATGAACGGCGTCACCGTCCAGCGGCAGAAGCCGCTGGAGTTCGCCGCGCAGGCGGATGCGGTGGTGATCGGCAGCGGCATCCGCAGCCGCGAGATCGCCGCCGACCCGGCGATGCTGGAGCGGATCGGGCTTGATCCCGGCCGCCAGCTGATCGCCGCGCAATGTTCGGGAACCCTGCTGCTGGCGAAGCTGGGGCTGATCGGCAGCCTGCCGGCCTGCACCGATCTGACGACGAAGCCCTGGGTGGTGGAGGCGGGTGTCGAGGTGATCGACGCGCCCTTTGTCGCGCACGGCAATGTCGCGACGGCGGGCGGGTGCCTGGCGTCCGCCTATCTCGCCGCCTGGCTGATCGCGTGCGGCAGCGGGATCGAGGACGCGGCGGCGGCGCTCCATTATGTCGCGCCGGTCGGCGAGAAGCAGGCCTGGGTCGATCACGCCCGGGGCGTGGTCGGGCCGTTCGTGAGGGCACGGGCTGCCTGA